In the Hyphomonadaceae bacterium BL14 genome, one interval contains:
- a CDS encoding ROK family protein produces the protein MPRLGIDLGGTKIEAAILEDDGAMSVRERIPTPATYDAKITAMADLVRAVESRRGLGPLNTGLGHPGSHNPRTGLMRNANSTALNGHALDRDISAALDREVRCANDANCFALSEARDGAGAGAASLFGVIVGTGVGGGLVIRGELVTGADGNTGEWGHTALPWPVPEEVPGPACYCGLHGCVEAWCSGPALARDHARVTGETLTAEAIAAAAAAGEPAARASLDRHEARLARALASVVNIVDPDVIVLGGGLSNLPGLPERVEQALARWAFTDELVTRIRRHNHGDSSGVRGAAWLWPA, from the coding sequence ATGCCTCGTCTGGGCATAGATCTGGGCGGCACCAAGATCGAAGCCGCCATCCTCGAAGACGACGGCGCGATGAGCGTGCGCGAGCGCATACCCACGCCCGCCACCTATGACGCGAAAATCACCGCTATGGCTGATCTGGTCCGGGCCGTGGAGAGCCGCCGGGGTCTGGGGCCGCTGAACACGGGCCTGGGCCATCCCGGTTCCCACAACCCGCGCACCGGCCTGATGCGCAATGCCAATTCCACAGCGCTGAACGGACACGCGCTTGACCGCGACATCTCCGCTGCGCTGGACCGCGAGGTGCGCTGTGCCAATGACGCCAACTGCTTTGCCCTGTCCGAGGCGCGCGACGGGGCCGGGGCCGGCGCTGCCAGCCTGTTCGGGGTCATTGTGGGCACCGGCGTGGGCGGCGGGCTGGTGATACGTGGCGAACTTGTTACCGGCGCTGACGGCAATACGGGCGAATGGGGCCATACCGCCTTGCCCTGGCCGGTGCCCGAGGAGGTCCCCGGCCCCGCCTGCTATTGCGGGCTGCACGGATGTGTCGAGGCCTGGTGCTCCGGCCCCGCGCTCGCCAGAGATCATGCCCGCGTGACCGGCGAAACCCTCACGGCCGAAGCCATCGCGGCGGCGGCTGCGGCGGGAGAGCCAGCCGCGCGTGCCAGTCTTGACCGGCACGAGGCCCGGCTGGCCCGGGCGCTGGCCAGCGTGGTCAATATTGTCGACCCGGATGTCATTGTGCTGGGCGGCGGGCTGTCGAACCTGCCTGGCTTGCCTGAACGGGTGGAACAGGCGCTGGCGCGTTGGGCGTTCACAGATGAACTGGTCACGCGGATCCGGCGTCATAACCACGGCGACTCCTCCGGTGTGCGCGGGGCCGCCTGGCTGTGGCCGGCATGA
- a CDS encoding MFS transporter, which yields MAIRFLTDPALGRTRSLCAAILCAAMAGCGFGLLMPLVALNLEAMTGSAAVVGLNAAAAAISTIVATPLIPPLLARTPPRVTIAACAALTGLGILIFPFLPDVTIWFVLRFVIGLAVTVIFVASETWINQLAKPESRAGLLAVYATVLSGGFGSGGILLAVLGSQGFAPWIAGGAIFLLGTVPILLLKGPDLVAPDRADSGPLALWNAGRLAPVAILAGFVFGALETGIFALVPVYAERLGFTETVVGLLVAVGALGAIAMQIPIGRFADRAGRLVTLRLIAGAAVVLALLIAIAGARLWALYPMIFLYVGIASAFYTVGLALIGERVRPGQLASANAAFIFAYGAGSLAGPVSAGAAMDAFNPWGLLLAFALFAAFYLAVAWRAKER from the coding sequence ATGGCCATCCGATTTCTCACTGATCCCGCGCTCGGGCGCACGCGTTCGCTGTGCGCCGCCATATTGTGTGCGGCCATGGCGGGGTGCGGATTTGGCCTGTTGATGCCGCTGGTGGCGCTCAATCTGGAGGCCATGACCGGATCGGCGGCCGTGGTCGGCCTGAACGCCGCTGCCGCTGCGATCTCCACCATCGTCGCCACGCCGCTCATCCCGCCGCTGCTGGCGCGCACACCACCGCGTGTGACGATCGCCGCCTGCGCAGCCCTGACCGGCTTGGGAATTCTGATTTTTCCGTTCCTGCCTGATGTCACGATCTGGTTTGTGCTGCGCTTTGTGATTGGCCTGGCGGTGACGGTGATCTTCGTGGCCAGCGAAACCTGGATCAACCAGCTGGCCAAGCCCGAAAGCCGGGCGGGCCTGCTCGCGGTGTACGCCACGGTGCTGTCGGGCGGCTTTGGGTCAGGCGGCATCCTGCTGGCAGTGCTGGGATCGCAAGGCTTCGCGCCCTGGATCGCCGGCGGGGCGATCTTCCTGCTGGGCACCGTGCCGATTCTGCTCCTGAAAGGACCGGATCTGGTGGCACCAGACCGGGCCGATTCCGGACCGCTGGCATTGTGGAATGCCGGACGGCTGGCACCGGTGGCGATCCTCGCGGGCTTTGTGTTTGGTGCCCTGGAGACCGGAATCTTTGCTCTTGTGCCGGTCTATGCCGAGCGCCTGGGCTTCACCGAAACGGTGGTGGGCCTGCTGGTCGCAGTCGGCGCGCTGGGGGCCATCGCCATGCAGATCCCTATCGGACGCTTCGCCGACCGGGCAGGCCGTCTGGTCACCCTGCGCCTGATCGCGGGCGCCGCGGTTGTGCTGGCACTGCTGATTGCCATCGCCGGCGCACGGCTGTGGGCGCTCTATCCGATGATCTTCCTCTATGTCGGCATCGCCAGCGCATTCTACACCGTTGGCCTGGCCCTGATCGGTGAGCGGGTGCGGCCCGGACAGCTTGCCAGCGCCAACGCCGCCTTCATCTTCGCCTATGGCGCGGGATCGCTTGCCGGACCGGTCAGTGCGGGCGCGGCTATGGACGCGTTCAACCCGTGGGGCCTGCTGCTGGCCTTCGCACTGTTCGCCGCGTTCTATCTCGCCGTGGCATGGCGGGCCAAGGAGCGCTGA
- a CDS encoding response regulator: MPKKVLIVEDNELNMKLFRDLLEAHGFETVQTREGLKALDMAREHMPDLILMDIQLPEVSGLDVTKWLKNDETLASIPVVAVTAFAMKGDEERIRQGGCEGYLSKPITVASFIETVRKFLG, translated from the coding sequence ATGCCCAAAAAAGTTCTGATCGTTGAAGACAACGAGCTGAACATGAAGTTGTTTCGTGATCTGCTCGAGGCGCATGGTTTTGAAACCGTGCAGACGCGCGAAGGGCTCAAGGCGCTGGATATGGCGCGTGAGCACATGCCGGATCTCATTCTCATGGATATCCAGCTACCCGAGGTGTCGGGGCTGGACGTCACCAAATGGCTGAAGAATGACGAGACGCTGGCGAGCATTCCCGTGGTGGCCGTCACAGCCTTCGCCATGAAAGGCGACGAGGAGCGGATCCGCCAGGGAGGCTGCGAGGGCTATCTGTCCAAGCCGATCACCGTGGCGAGCTTCATCGAAACTGTACGCAAGTTCCTCGGTTGA
- a CDS encoding AsmA family protein, translating into MRTLLIILLLLAALIAGAVLALPALFSSDWLRERVSAEASALIHREVRLAGEVSLQVFPRVQVRAADASIANVPGYGDEPLAQMGELRASLALLPLLSRRIEIEEFVLIDPVIRLEARSDGNNWTLGAPASADRPTRAAGEGLVRRPGALPFEAAFGDVRIENGSVLYRDPGQTRRIENLDLSVGLPSVDDPVNLSGSFSADGRPMQFNVQLSSLRGFFEGAETAMTLDMTGALADLSFDGRFLEGETLSFDGSTSVDLPLPALARFLGTDLPDGPVFRRFAADARVAGTPGRLVLSGASVVFDDIRANGDLTLDYERTRPLITGNLQTADLDITPYIPADDPAATGQADGGGLGPWSDDRIDLSALSTVDARIGVRAARFKARDIVAENVNLEVTLDNALLTARLNEFRLYGGEGEVTMIVNARQRTPRYSIAADISALDALPFLTAAAGFDRLQGLGRLELDLSGTGTSPAALMRSLDGTGRFNFADGAIVGVNLAQVIRTVQQAIETGSLPSGFADSEQTDFSALSGSFNVRQGVAQNIDLAMLSPLLRVEGTGTLNLAEQMIDYRLTPRAVQTLAGQGGATDLQGLAVPVRLRGGFNNVSVSVDFEAVARDLVRLRAGSLIGGQAGQALTEGRRIEDVARDAAQGALRDALTRRPREGENGEQEAREDPARRLLEGVLGRRPQPRPEPEPEAEPEGDDDGR; encoded by the coding sequence ATGCGCACCCTGCTCATCATTCTTCTCCTTCTCGCCGCATTGATCGCCGGCGCGGTCCTGGCTCTGCCCGCGCTGTTCTCTTCGGACTGGCTGCGCGAGCGCGTCAGCGCTGAGGCCAGCGCGTTGATCCATCGCGAGGTGCGACTTGCCGGCGAGGTATCGCTTCAGGTCTTCCCGCGCGTTCAGGTCCGAGCCGCCGATGCCTCCATCGCGAACGTGCCGGGCTATGGCGACGAGCCGCTGGCGCAGATGGGCGAGTTGCGTGCCTCTCTCGCGCTTTTGCCGCTTCTGTCGCGGCGTATCGAGATCGAGGAGTTTGTGCTGATCGATCCGGTCATCAGACTGGAGGCCCGCTCCGACGGCAATAACTGGACACTGGGCGCGCCCGCCAGCGCCGACCGGCCAACCCGCGCAGCGGGTGAGGGACTGGTGCGCCGCCCGGGTGCCCTGCCCTTCGAGGCGGCATTTGGCGATGTGCGCATCGAGAACGGCTCGGTCTTATACCGCGATCCCGGTCAGACACGCCGGATCGAGAACCTCGATCTGTCGGTTGGCCTGCCCTCCGTCGATGATCCGGTCAATCTGAGCGGCTCGTTCAGCGCTGACGGCCGCCCTATGCAGTTCAACGTGCAACTGAGTTCACTGCGCGGCTTTTTCGAAGGCGCCGAAACCGCCATGACTTTGGACATGACCGGCGCGCTGGCCGATCTGAGTTTCGATGGACGCTTCCTTGAAGGCGAGACATTGAGCTTTGACGGAAGCACTTCGGTGGATCTGCCGCTGCCCGCACTGGCGCGCTTCCTCGGCACCGACCTGCCTGACGGCCCGGTCTTCCGCCGCTTTGCAGCGGACGCCCGAGTGGCGGGCACGCCGGGACGCCTGGTCCTGTCGGGCGCTTCGGTGGTGTTTGACGATATCCGCGCCAATGGCGACCTGACGCTGGACTATGAGCGCACGCGCCCCCTCATCACCGGCAACCTGCAGACGGCAGATCTGGATATCACGCCCTACATTCCGGCTGATGACCCCGCCGCAACGGGTCAAGCCGATGGCGGCGGCCTGGGTCCGTGGAGCGATGACCGCATCGACCTGTCAGCGCTGAGCACAGTGGATGCGCGCATCGGCGTGCGCGCCGCGCGCTTCAAGGCGCGTGATATCGTGGCCGAAAACGTCAATCTGGAGGTGACGCTGGACAATGCGCTCCTGACCGCGCGCCTGAACGAGTTCCGCCTCTATGGCGGCGAGGGCGAGGTGACGATGATCGTCAACGCGCGTCAGCGTACGCCGCGCTATTCCATCGCTGCTGACATCTCAGCACTGGACGCGCTGCCCTTCCTGACCGCCGCCGCCGGGTTCGACCGGCTTCAGGGCCTGGGCCGCCTTGAGCTTGATCTGAGCGGAACCGGAACCAGCCCGGCTGCCCTGATGCGGTCACTGGACGGGACTGGCCGTTTCAACTTCGCTGACGGTGCCATTGTCGGCGTCAACCTTGCCCAGGTGATCCGTACCGTGCAGCAGGCGATCGAGACCGGGTCGCTGCCCTCGGGCTTCGCCGACAGCGAGCAGACCGACTTCTCGGCTCTGTCCGGATCGTTCAATGTGCGCCAGGGCGTGGCGCAGAATATCGATCTGGCCATGCTCAGCCCGCTGCTCCGGGTCGAGGGCACCGGAACCCTAAACCTGGCCGAACAGATGATCGACTACCGCCTGACCCCGCGCGCGGTGCAGACGCTGGCCGGCCAGGGCGGTGCAACCGACCTGCAGGGCCTCGCCGTGCCGGTGCGCCTCCGGGGCGGGTTCAATAATGTCTCCGTGTCGGTTGATTTTGAAGCGGTGGCCCGCGATCTGGTGCGTCTGCGCGCCGGATCGCTGATCGGCGGACAGGCCGGTCAGGCGCTCACCGAGGGCCGCCGCATTGAAGATGTCGCCCGCGACGCCGCCCAGGGTGCGCTGCGCGACGCGCTGACCCGGCGCCCGCGCGAGGGCGAGAACGGCGAGCAGGAGGCCCGCGAGGATCCGGCACGCCGCCTGCTCGAAGGCGTGCTAGGACGCCGCCCTCAGCCCCGTCCGGAACCGGAGCCAGAAGCGGAGCCTGAAGGCGACGATGACGGGCGCTAG
- a CDS encoding DNA polymerase IV has protein sequence MSAPGWCRKCLMPVAADDPACPACGARQALRHRELDTLSIAHIDCDAFYAAIEKRDDPSLEHRPVIVGGGRRGVVATCCYVARLYGVRSAMPMFKALAACPDAVVVPPRMSVYAAEGKRIREMMEAVTPLVEPLSIDEAFIDLSGTARLHGAPPALTLLRLQRAIRESVGVTVSVGLSFNKFLAKTASELDKPNGFAVIGRAGAPDFLKAMKVSAVFGVGPATAKKLEADGLRTLGDVLARPERELIARHGETGWRLLCLARGEDARTVNPDRDRKSVSAETTFEEDIASKEVLKDRLWPLCLKVADQIKSKGMAGRVVTLKLKTDRFKTLTRRRTLHDPAQLADTLFRHACAMLDSEADGVRYRLIGAGYGDLTPEAGDAGDLADPGALRRAAAERAMDAARARFGTSAVIKGRMLGRDKA, from the coding sequence ATGAGCGCGCCGGGCTGGTGCCGCAAATGCCTGATGCCGGTGGCTGCGGACGATCCCGCCTGCCCGGCCTGCGGCGCGCGCCAGGCCCTGCGCCATCGCGAACTCGATACGCTGTCCATCGCCCATATCGACTGTGATGCCTTCTACGCCGCGATCGAAAAGCGCGACGATCCCTCGCTGGAGCATAGGCCGGTCATCGTCGGCGGCGGGCGCCGGGGCGTGGTGGCGACCTGCTGCTATGTGGCCCGCCTGTATGGCGTTCGCTCGGCCATGCCCATGTTCAAGGCGCTGGCAGCCTGTCCTGACGCCGTGGTGGTTCCTCCGCGCATGAGCGTCTACGCGGCTGAAGGCAAGCGCATCCGCGAGATGATGGAGGCCGTGACGCCGCTTGTAGAGCCGCTCTCCATCGACGAGGCCTTCATCGATCTGTCCGGCACTGCCCGCCTCCACGGTGCCCCGCCCGCCCTGACCCTGCTCAGGTTGCAGCGCGCCATCCGCGAGAGCGTGGGCGTGACAGTATCGGTGGGGCTGAGCTTCAACAAGTTTCTCGCCAAGACAGCGTCCGAGCTCGACAAGCCCAATGGATTTGCCGTGATCGGGCGGGCCGGGGCGCCGGACTTCCTGAAGGCGATGAAAGTCTCGGCGGTCTTCGGCGTCGGCCCGGCGACGGCCAAAAAGCTTGAAGCCGACGGTCTCCGGACGCTGGGCGATGTCCTCGCCCGCCCTGAGCGCGAGCTGATCGCCCGCCATGGCGAGACCGGGTGGCGGCTCCTGTGCCTGGCACGCGGCGAGGATGCCCGCACTGTCAATCCCGACCGCGACCGCAAATCGGTTTCCGCCGAGACCACATTCGAGGAGGATATCGCCAGCAAGGAGGTCCTGAAGGACAGGCTCTGGCCCCTGTGTCTCAAGGTCGCTGACCAGATCAAATCAAAAGGCATGGCAGGCCGGGTGGTGACGCTCAAACTCAAAACCGACCGGTTCAAGACCCTCACCCGCCGGCGCACGCTCCACGACCCGGCCCAGCTGGCTGACACCCTGTTCCGCCATGCCTGCGCCATGCTGGATTCGGAAGCCGATGGCGTGCGCTACCGCCTGATTGGGGCAGGGTATGGCGATCTGACGCCTGAAGCCGGCGATGCGGGCGATCTGGCTGATCCTGGCGCGCTGCGCCGCGCCGCCGCTGAACGCGCCATGGACGCCGCCCGGGCGCGGTTCGGCACGTCCGCCGTGATCAAGGGCCGCATGCTCGGCCGCGACAAAGCCTGA
- the rpmG gene encoding 50S ribosomal protein L33 translates to MAKPTTIKIRLNSTAGTGYFYVTKKNARTMTEKLVLKKYDPVARKHVEFKEGKIK, encoded by the coding sequence ATGGCCAAACCGACAACCATCAAGATCCGCCTGAACTCGACGGCGGGCACGGGTTATTTCTACGTGACGAAGAAAAACGCCCGGACCATGACCGAGAAGCTCGTGCTGAAAAAGTACGACCCGGTCGCGCGCAAGCACGTTGAGTTCAAGGAAGGCAAGATCAAGTAG
- a CDS encoding M48 family metallopeptidase — MLTQTEFNALPKVRLGRRELLAGLAAGTVFPFAAAGCTADNPELGRRQLMLVSDAQIAQLSDQTWQAARQRERVSTNRTLRAQADRVGGRIANASGMTHHDWEFVVFDSDEVNAWVLPNGKVGVYRGLLEVTRNDDQLATVMGHEAAHVAGRHAQERASQQMAAGLATGLAAVALDSADVQNAGAWAGVLGAGLTFGVLLPYSRRHELEADRIGVDYMARANYRPTESVTFWQGMMAQQSRGAPPALLSTHPSDEVRMNALNAHLRSRGYA; from the coding sequence ATGCTGACTCAGACAGAATTCAACGCCTTGCCCAAGGTTCGATTGGGCCGGCGAGAGCTGCTGGCTGGCCTGGCTGCCGGCACGGTGTTCCCGTTCGCGGCGGCCGGATGTACAGCAGACAATCCCGAACTTGGCCGCCGCCAGCTCATGCTGGTATCCGACGCGCAGATTGCCCAATTGTCAGACCAGACCTGGCAGGCCGCGCGCCAGCGCGAGCGGGTCAGCACCAACCGCACCCTGCGCGCCCAAGCCGACCGCGTCGGCGGACGCATCGCCAATGCTTCGGGCATGACCCATCACGACTGGGAGTTCGTGGTGTTCGATTCCGATGAGGTGAACGCCTGGGTGCTGCCCAATGGCAAGGTCGGCGTGTATCGCGGCCTTCTGGAGGTCACCCGCAATGACGACCAGCTTGCGACAGTAATGGGACACGAGGCCGCCCATGTTGCGGGCCGCCACGCTCAGGAGCGGGCCTCCCAGCAAATGGCCGCCGGACTGGCGACAGGGCTCGCCGCTGTGGCGCTGGACTCGGCTGATGTCCAGAACGCCGGTGCCTGGGCAGGGGTTCTGGGTGCCGGGCTGACCTTCGGTGTCTTGCTGCCCTATTCACGCCGCCACGAGCTGGAGGCCGATCGGATCGGCGTGGACTACATGGCGCGCGCCAATTATCGGCCCACCGAATCGGTGACGTTCTGGCAAGGCATGATGGCGCAGCAGAGCCGCGGCGCGCCGCCGGCGCTGTTGTCCACCCACCCGTCCGATGAGGTGCGCATGAACGCGCTCAATGCCCATCTGCGCAGCCGCGGCTACGCCTGA
- a CDS encoding PleD family two-component system response regulator has product MSARVLVVDDIETNRRLLEARLSAEYFEVLQAADGYECLTLARSHEPDIILLDVMMPGIDGFETCRRLKADPVTRHIPVVMITALDQRADRITGLEAGADDFLTKPVDDVALFARVRSLLRLKVIMDELRLRHREREAEAEPDAPLQGGSVLVVGADQAGAERLAAKLVEPFVARAVCDPREAAHLADGHDLMIVDVSSPRFDGLRLCARVRSEAATRQLPILAVVEADDRRTMVRALDLGVNDVIARPIDGGELAARARTQIRRKTYADALRDRLEESLEMAVKDPLTGLFNRRYASSRLGQALDGLAAGGEPVSAALMDIDHFKRINDTWGHAAGDAVLEGFAARIMREMRAIDIAARFGGEEFILILPGTRADAALEAAERVRAAVARDAFNGPEGDLSVTVSVGVAEARPGDDVEDLIGRADAALYEAKASGRNQVVGAKKKAA; this is encoded by the coding sequence ATGAGCGCGCGCGTTCTGGTGGTCGATGATATCGAGACCAACCGGCGCCTCCTGGAGGCGCGGCTGAGTGCCGAGTATTTCGAGGTGCTACAGGCCGCTGACGGGTATGAATGCCTGACGCTGGCGCGCAGCCACGAGCCGGACATCATTCTGCTCGACGTGATGATGCCTGGCATTGACGGGTTTGAAACCTGCCGCCGCCTGAAGGCTGACCCGGTCACGCGCCACATCCCCGTCGTGATGATCACCGCGCTGGACCAGCGCGCCGACCGGATCACGGGACTTGAAGCGGGCGCTGATGATTTTCTGACCAAGCCGGTGGACGATGTGGCGCTGTTTGCCCGCGTGCGCTCTCTCCTGCGGCTCAAAGTAATCATGGACGAGCTGCGGCTGCGCCATCGCGAGCGCGAAGCGGAGGCCGAGCCTGATGCGCCACTTCAGGGCGGCTCTGTGCTGGTGGTCGGCGCGGATCAGGCAGGGGCCGAGCGCCTCGCCGCCAAGCTGGTGGAGCCTTTTGTCGCGCGTGCAGTCTGCGATCCGCGCGAGGCGGCGCACCTGGCCGATGGTCATGATCTGATGATCGTAGATGTATCCTCGCCCCGCTTTGACGGCCTGCGCCTGTGCGCACGCGTCCGCTCGGAGGCGGCGACGCGCCAGTTGCCGATCCTGGCGGTGGTGGAGGCCGATGACCGGCGCACCATGGTGCGCGCGCTGGACCTTGGGGTGAACGATGTCATCGCCCGCCCCATCGATGGCGGCGAGCTGGCGGCGCGCGCCCGCACCCAGATCCGGCGCAAGACCTATGCGGACGCCCTGCGCGACCGGCTTGAGGAAAGCCTCGAGATGGCGGTGAAGGATCCGCTGACCGGCCTGTTCAATCGCCGTTATGCCAGCTCGCGCCTGGGCCAGGCGCTCGACGGCCTGGCGGCGGGAGGCGAACCGGTTTCGGCGGCGCTGATGGATATCGACCATTTCAAACGCATCAATGACACGTGGGGCCACGCGGCTGGCGACGCCGTGCTGGAAGGCTTCGCCGCGCGTATCATGCGCGAGATGCGCGCCATCGACATCGCCGCACGATTTGGTGGCGAGGAGTTTATCCTGATCCTGCCAGGCACGCGGGCCGATGCGGCACTGGAGGCGGCCGAGCGCGTGCGCGCCGCGGTGGCCCGGGATGCGTTCAACGGGCCTGAAGGTGACTTGAGCGTGACCGTGTCTGTGGGCGTCGCCGAGGCGCGCCCGGGTGATGATGTGGAAGACCTGATCGGGCGCGCTGATGCCGCGCTTTATGAGGCCAAAGCCTCGGGCCGCAACCAGGTTGTCGGCGCAAAGAAAAAGGCCGCGTGA
- a CDS encoding NUDIX domain-containing protein: MADAKADNRVSTPAKQRPRLAASLILTRKRANGEVELLLGRRSGGHVFMPQKYVFPGGRVDRADGYAPLAREPRDDVRAVLTRVLSERRARAAAAAALRETAEETGLLLAQPGAIKRPGLAWQAFASAGVRPDAAALDLVARAITPPGRTRRFDAWFFHAEADQIHGESRLVSNGELEDLRWVELDAARHLDIPIITRFVLSELEARMARRDAPVRCARVTPRGPRVDEI; the protein is encoded by the coding sequence ATGGCCGACGCAAAAGCTGATAACCGCGTTTCAACGCCTGCCAAGCAACGCCCCCGTCTGGCAGCGTCGCTGATCCTGACGCGCAAGCGTGCCAACGGCGAGGTCGAGCTCCTGCTGGGCCGGCGCTCCGGCGGTCATGTCTTCATGCCCCAGAAATACGTGTTTCCGGGCGGCCGCGTGGACCGGGCGGATGGTTATGCCCCGCTGGCGCGCGAGCCGCGCGACGATGTGCGCGCCGTACTCACCCGGGTGCTGAGCGAACGGCGCGCGCGCGCCGCTGCCGCCGCCGCGCTGCGCGAAACCGCCGAAGAAACCGGGCTTCTCCTCGCCCAGCCAGGGGCCATCAAGCGTCCGGGCCTGGCCTGGCAGGCCTTCGCCTCAGCCGGCGTGCGTCCGGACGCGGCCGCCCTTGATCTGGTGGCGCGCGCAATCACGCCGCCAGGGCGCACGCGCCGCTTTGACGCCTGGTTCTTCCACGCCGAAGCCGATCAGATCCATGGCGAGAGCCGCCTGGTCAGCAATGGCGAGCTGGAGGATTTGCGCTGGGTGGAGCTCGACGCCGCGCGCCATCTCGATATCCCGATCATCACCCGCTTCGTCCTGTCCGAGCTGGAGGCGCGTATGGCGCGGCGCGACGCGCCGGTGCGCTGCGCCCGGGTGACCCCCAGGGGCCCAAGAGTGGACGAGATATGA